A single window of Drosophila suzukii chromosome 3, CBGP_Dsuzu_IsoJpt1.0, whole genome shotgun sequence DNA harbors:
- the LOC118877552 gene encoding uncharacterized protein → MSNSAMVAVAICCILVLLAVFIVIIIVVGQTIEEPK, encoded by the coding sequence ATGAGTAACAGCGCCATGGTGGCCGTGGCCATCTGCTGCATCCTCGTTCTGCTGGCCGTCTTCATCGTGATCATCATAGTCGTTGGCCAGACCATCGAGGAGCCCAAATGA